Sequence from the Deinococcus radiotolerans genome:
GGTCTACACTCACCTCATCGGCGAACGCTCGTAACGCCGCTTGAAGTCAAAACTGGAGCACTACCGGACCGCCGCTTCCACGAGTACAGCCCGGTCGAGAACACCGACTACCCGCAGGGCGGCGGGGGCGGCGCGGACGCCTACGTGGCGTTCCTGGCTGGCACGGTGAAACCTGCTGTGGACGCCGCGTTCCTCACGCGGCCCAGCGCGGACGACACGGTCTTGATCGGCTCCAGCATGGGCGGTGTGATCAGCCTGCACGCCTGGCTGACCCGGCCCGACGTGTTCGGGCACGCCGGCATCATGAGCCCCGCCTTCTGGACGAACGGTGGGTTCTCGCTGCGGCAGGCGCAGGAGGCACACCTTCCAGCCGGGCGCGTGTGGGTGGACATCGGCGGGCGGGAAAGCCCGGAATTCCCCGACCGGATGCGTGCCTACTGGGACGAGGCCCACGCCTTCGCGGACACCCTGAGTGCCCGGGGCCTGGGCGAGAGGCTGCGCTTCCAGGCCGACCCGGCCGCCCCGCACCACGAGAGCGCCTGGGCGGCCCGGCTGCCCGCCGCGCTGCGCTTCCTGCTGACCGGCCTGTAGGTCCGCATGACTTGCCCCGACTGCCCCTGATCTGGTACCCTTGCCTTTAGTGTCTCGCGCTTGGTAGGGCCGAGATGACCGGGAGGCACCCGGACACGCCAGCAGCCCTCTCCCCCGTCGGCCTGGACCGTGTCGCAGCCAAATCCCCTAACTTCGGAGTTTCACGGTGAAAACCTACATCCCCAAAAATGACGAGCAGAACTGGGTCGTCGTGGACGCCACGAACGTGCCCCTCGGCCGCCTCGCGACGCTGATCGCCAGCCGCATCCGTGGCAAGCACCGCCCCGACTTCACCCCCAACATGATCCAGGGTGACTTCGTGGTCGTCCTGAACGCCGCCCAGGTCGCCCTGACCGGCAACAAGCTGGACGGCAAGGTCTACACCCGCTACACCGGCTACCAGGGCGGCCTGAAGACGGAAACCGCCCGCGAGGCGCTCAAGAAGCACCCCGAGCGCGTCATTGAGCACGCCGTGTTCGGCATGCTGCCCAAGGGCCGCCAGGGCCGCGCCATGCACAGCCGCCTGAAGGTGTACGCCGGTGAGGCGCACCCCCACGCCGCTCAGAAACCCCAGACGCTCGAGGTCAAATAATGGCGATTCAGCAACCCGAACAGTTCTACGGCACCGGCCGCCGCAAGAGCGCCGTCGCCCGCGTGTTCCTCCGCCCTGGCGAAGGCAAGATCATCGTGAACGGCAAGGAATTCCAGACCTACTTCCGTGGTCTCCTGCGCGCCGTGCACGCCCTGCAGGCCTTCCGTGAAACCGGCACCGCCGGCCGTTACGACGCCGTGATCACGGTCGTCGGCGGCGGCCCCACCGGCCAGGCCGACGCGATCAAGCTGGGCATCTCCCGCGCCCTGCTGAAAGTGAACCCCGACTTCCGCGCGCAGCTCAAGCCCAAGGGCCTGCTGACCCGCGACCCCCGCGAAGTCGAGCGCAAGAAGTACGGCCTCAAGAAGGCCCGCCGCGCTCCCCAGTTCAGCAAGCGCTGATCCACGCGAAAAAAGCTCCCCGCACCTTCGGATGCGGGGGCTTTTTTGTTGATGGTTGATAGAGGATGGATTGCTCTCCTCTATCAACCATCAACTGTCTTCCATCAACGCCGCGTGTGCGCGGCGTAGCGTTGCAGGATGTCCCAGCCCTGCCCGCCGTGCATGACGCTGCGGGCCTGTTCGACGCCCTCGCGGATGCTCGCGGCGCGGCCCGCAGTGCGCAGGGCCGCCCCGGCGTTCAGGGCCACGATGTCCCGCTGGGCCGGGGTGCCACCGCCGGTGAGGAGCGCGCGGGTGATCTCGGCGTTCTCGGCGGGGCTGCCGCCCACGATCGCCTCGCGCGGGTGGACGCTCACGCCGGCTTCCTCGGGGTGAATGGTGCGGTCGATGATCTCACCGTCGCGCAGGCCGGAGACGGTGTTCACGCCGCTGACGGTGAACTCGTCCAGGCCGCTGCCGTTCACGACGGTCGCGCCGCGCGCGCCCAGCAGGCGCAGCACCTCCGCCAGGGTGCGGGTCAGTTCCGGTTTGAACACGCCCACGACGAGGTGCGTGGCGCCCGCCGGGTTGCTGAGCGGCCCCAGGATGTTGAACACGGTGCGGGCCGCCAGTTCCGAGCGGACGGGCGCGGCGTGCCGCAGCGCCGGGTGGTAGTTGCGGGCGAACATGAACCCGATGCCCAGGGTGTTCACGGCGTCCGCGACGACGTCCGGCGTGGCGTCCAGATTCACGCCCAGGGCTTCGAGCACGTCGGCGCTCCCGGCGCGGCTGCTCGCGGCGCGGTTGCCGTGCTTCGCGACCGGCACGCCCGCACCGGCCACCACGAACGCCGTCGTGGTGCTGATATTGAAGGTGTGCGCGCCGTCCCCACCGGTGCCCACCACGTCCAGCAGGACCTCGCGCGGCTGCACGTTCACGCGCACCGCGTGCTCGCGCATGGCCTGCGCGAAGCCCGCGATCTCCTCGGGCGTCTCGCCGCGCACCCGCAGGGCCGCCAGCGCCGCCGCGAGCCGCACGCCGCTCAGTTCGCCCTCCATGACCTCGCGCATGAAGGTCGCCGCCTCCGCCTGCGACAGCCGCTCCCCGTTCATCAACCTCGCGTGCATCACTTCGTTGCCTCCTGCCGCGCGCGGAATGCCTGCACCTCGGCCAGGAAGTTCCGCAGCATCTCCAGTCCGTCCTCCGTGGCAATGCTCTCCGGGTGGAACTGCACCCCGAACACCGGGAACTCCCGGTGGCGCAGCGCCATCACGACCTCCTCGCCCGGATCGGTCGTCCACGCGGTCGCCACCAACTCCGGCGGCAGGTCCCGCACCACCAGCGAGTGGTACCGCGTGACCGTCACGCCGTCCCGCAGGCCCGCGAACAGGCCCGAGCCGTCGTGCCGCACCGGGCTGGTCTTGCCGTGCACCGGCAGGAGCGCGCGGCCCACCTGCGCTCCGAACGCCTCCCCGATGCTCTGGTGACCCAGGCACACGCCCAGCACCGGCACGCTGGACCC
This genomic interval carries:
- the trpD gene encoding anthranilate phosphoribosyltransferase, yielding MHARLMNGERLSQAEAATFMREVMEGELSGVRLAAALAALRVRGETPEEIAGFAQAMREHAVRVNVQPREVLLDVVGTGGDGAHTFNISTTTAFVVAGAGVPVAKHGNRAASSRAGSADVLEALGVNLDATPDVVADAVNTLGIGFMFARNYHPALRHAAPVRSELAARTVFNILGPLSNPAGATHLVVGVFKPELTRTLAEVLRLLGARGATVVNGSGLDEFTVSGVNTVSGLRDGEIIDRTIHPEEAGVSVHPREAIVGGSPAENAEITRALLTGGGTPAQRDIVALNAGAALRTAGRAASIREGVEQARSVMHGGQGWDILQRYAAHTRR
- the rplM gene encoding 50S ribosomal protein L13, which encodes MKTYIPKNDEQNWVVVDATNVPLGRLATLIASRIRGKHRPDFTPNMIQGDFVVVLNAAQVALTGNKLDGKVYTRYTGYQGGLKTETAREALKKHPERVIEHAVFGMLPKGRQGRAMHSRLKVYAGEAHPHAAQKPQTLEVK
- a CDS encoding alpha/beta hydrolase; the encoded protein is GLHSPHRRTLVTPLEVKTGALPDRRFHEYSPVENTDYPQGGGGGADAYVAFLAGTVKPAVDAAFLTRPSADDTVLIGSSMGGVISLHAWLTRPDVFGHAGIMSPAFWTNGGFSLRQAQEAHLPAGRVWVDIGGRESPEFPDRMRAYWDEAHAFADTLSARGLGERLRFQADPAAPHHESAWAARLPAALRFLLTGL
- a CDS encoding anthranilate synthase component II — encoded protein: MTQATAPLRLLLIDNYDSFTFNLVQYFGALGAELTVWRNDAFTLDDVRALNPDAIVVSPGPCTPTEAGQSVAVIRALGSSVPVLGVCLGHQSIGEAFGAQVGRALLPVHGKTSPVRHDGSGLFAGLRDGVTVTRYHSLVVRDLPPELVATAWTTDPGEEVVMALRHREFPVFGVQFHPESIATEDGLEMLRNFLAEVQAFRARQEATK
- the rpsI gene encoding 30S ribosomal protein S9; this translates as MAIQQPEQFYGTGRRKSAVARVFLRPGEGKIIVNGKEFQTYFRGLLRAVHALQAFRETGTAGRYDAVITVVGGGPTGQADAIKLGISRALLKVNPDFRAQLKPKGLLTRDPREVERKKYGLKKARRAPQFSKR